One Coffea arabica cultivar ET-39 chromosome 5c, Coffea Arabica ET-39 HiFi, whole genome shotgun sequence DNA window includes the following coding sequences:
- the LOC113705949 gene encoding putative F-box protein At1g67623, protein MAAYEESVWTSLKDATFWLPFTPFVAAYEESVWIYIGRDLLVAIYPARPGCQICATGFYELVDDHSCKLFNEVSESKNIYQRMSLDRFEIVPWPKNQKVSRFLKKCRQSKNPEALYRKGVVDFFSDKHEDSALENLEEAANSGHADAAYALGIIYIFVGGDGLKRKGMRLLMKSRLLQGRVNLCRQNLRALLRMIWVKNPVFLNPTPICCAMTHERKTSSWPMHPDEVEESTCEGCACDEEIRAICAALPYR, encoded by the exons ATGGCAGCATACGAGGAGTCAGTCTGGACAAGTTTGAAGGACGCGACCTTTTGGTTGCCATTTACCCCGTTCGTGGCAGCATACGAGGAGTCAGTGTGGATATATATCGGACGCGACCTTTTGGTTGCCATTTACCCCGCCCGACCTGGCTGCCAAATCTGTGCTACCGGCTTCTACGAGTTGGTTGACGACCACAG CTGTAAGTTGTTCAACGAAGTTTCCGAGTCAAAGAACATTTACCAGCGGATGTCCCTCGACAGGTTTGAAATCGTTCCGTGGCCAAAAAACCAGAAAGTGTCGAGGTTCTTGAAGAAGTGCAGACAAAGCAAAAATCCAGAAGCCTTGTACCGAAAAGGAGTG GTTGATTTTTTTTCGGATAAGCACGAGGACTCAGCATTGGAAAACCTGGAAGAAGCTGCTAATTCAGGCCATGCCGATGCTGCATATGCGTTGGGAATAATTTACATCTTTGTTGGTGGGGACGGGTTAAAGCGCAAAGGTATGAGACTGCTCATGAAATCCAGACTTCTCCAAGGCAGAGTGAATCTTTGCCGTCAGAATTTGCGAGCGCTGCTGAGGATGATATGGGTCAAGAATCCTGTGTTTCTAAACCCAACGCCCATTTGTTGTGCCATGACACATGAGAGGAAAACATCTTCATGGCCTATGCATCCCGATGAAGTGGAGGAGAGTACATGTGAAGGGTGCGCTTGCGATGAGGAAATTCGAGCAATTTGTGCTGCCCTGCCATATCGTTAA